From Phycodurus eques isolate BA_2022a chromosome 1, UOR_Pequ_1.1, whole genome shotgun sequence, one genomic window encodes:
- the chdh gene encoding choline dehydrogenase, mitochondrial, with protein MLSRTLSCARACAAGAGRVASARRSAPGGSVFVPLPDRRFCPSARSRRYGGVSAADSHGTPASTSSARPKSYSYVVVGAGSAGCVLANRLTEDARESVLLLEAGPKDLSLGSVRLSWKIHMPAALTYNLCDNKYNWHYHTLPQAHMDKRVMYWPRGRVWGGSSSLNAMVYVRGHAEDYNRWQREGAEGWDYDGCLPYFRKAQCHELGADRYRGGSGPLRVSRGKTDHPLHRAFIEAGQQAGYPFTDDMNGYQQEGLGWMDMTIFKGKRWSTASAYLRPVLDRPNLKTEVRCLTTKILFDGRRAAGVEYVQNGETKRAFADKEVILSGGAINSPQLLMLSGVGNADELRRHGIPVVQHLPGVGGNLQDHLELYVQQKCTQPITLYKAQKPFRMVRIGLEWLSVFTGDGATAHLESGGFVRSRPHVPHPDIQFHFLPSQVIDHGRVASKIEAYQVHVGPMRSTSVGWMKLKSPDPQDHPILQPNYLATDVDVSEFRECVKLSREIFAQKAFDPFRGAEVQPGPQIRSDADIDAFVRRKADSAYHPSCTCKMGATSDPMAVVDSQTRVLGVEGLRVVDASIMPSIVSGNLNAPTVMIAEKAADLVRGRPPLVDPQVPVYQPPTLDTQR; from the exons ATGTTGTCTCGGACGCTGTCCTGCGCACGCGCATGCGCAGCCGGAGCCGGACGAGTCGCGAGCGCGAGGCGTTCGGCGCCCGGCGGGAGCGTCTTCGTCCCGTTGCCCGATCGTCGGTTTTGCCCGAGCGCTCGCTCCCGCCGTTACGGAGGCGTCAGCGCCGCAGACTCTCACGGGACTCCGGCGTCAACTTCTTCAGCCCGTCCCAAATCGTACAGTTACGTCGTCGTCGGGGCGGGCTCGGCGGGCTGCGTTCTCGCCAACCGCCTCACGGAGGACGCCCGGGAATCGGTCTTGTTGCTGGAAGCCGGGCCGAAAGACTTGTCGCTCGGCAGCGTACGCTTGTCGTGGAAGATCCACATGCCGGCTGCGCTGACCTACAACCTTTGCGACAACAA GTACAACTGGCACTACCACACTTTGCCTCAGGCCCACATGGACAAGCGGGTCATGTACTGGCCGAGGGGGCGCGTCTGGGGCGGCTCGTCTTCGCTCAACGCCATGGTGTACGTGCGCGGGCACGCCGAAGACTACAACCGGTGGCAGAGGGAAGGAGCGGAGGGCTGGGATTACGACGGCTGCCTGCCTTACTTCAGGAAGGCGCAGTGCCACGAACTGGGCGCCGACAG GTACCGCGGAGGCAGCGGCCCGCTGCGCGTGTCCCGGGGGAAGACCGACCATCCTCTCCACCGGGCCTTTATTGAGGCCGGCCAGCAGGCGGGATACCCGTTCACTGACGACATGAACGGATACCAACAAGAAGGCCTGGGCTGGATGGACATGACCATTTTTAAAG GGAAGCGGTGGAGCACAGCCAGCGCCTACCTGAGACCGGTCCTGGATCGACCCAACCTGAAGACCGAGGTGCGCTGCCTGACCACCAAGATCCTGTTTGACGGCCGCCGAGCGGCGGGCGTGGAATACGTGCAGAACGGAGAGACCAAACGG GCGTTTGCAGATAAAGAGGTGATCCTGAGCGGCGGCGCCATCAACTCGCCGCAACTCCTGATGCTGTCCGGCGTGGGGAACGCCGACGAGCTCAGGCGACACGGCATCCCCGTGGTCCAGCACCTACCGG GTGTGGGCGGCAACCTGCAGGATCATTTGGAGTTGTACGTCCAGCAGAAGTGCACTCAGCCCATCACGCTGTACAAAGCCCAGAAACCTTTCCGCATGGTCCGAATAGGCCTGGAGTGGCTCTCGGTCTTCACCG GCGACGGCGCGACGGCACACCTGGAGAGCGGAGGCTTCGTCCGCAGTCGGCCGCACGTGCCGCATCCGGACATCCAGTTTCACTTCCTGCCCTCGCAGGTCATCGACCACGGGCGGGTCGCTTCCAAGATAGAAGCTTATCAG GTTCACGTGGGACCAATGAGAAGCACCAGTGTCGGCTGGATGAAGTTGAAGAGCCCCGACCCTCAGGACCACCCGATTCTGCAGCCCAACTATCTCGCCACAG ACGTCGACGTTTCGGAGTTCAGAGAATGTGTCAAACTCTCCCGGGAGATTTTTGCCCAGAAGGCCTTCGACCCGTTCCGGGGCGCCGAAGTCCAGCCCGGTCCTCAGATCCGGTCCGACGCCGACATCGACGCCTTCGTGCGCCGCAAGGCTGACAGCGCGTATCATCCGTCGTGCACGTGCAAGATGGGCGCGACCTCCGACCCGATGGCGGTCGTGGACTCCCAGACGCGCGTGCTCGGCGTCGAGGGCCTCCGCGTGGTCGACGCGTCCATCATGCCGAGCATCGTTAGCGGCAACCTCAACGCTCCGACCGTCATGATAGCGGAGAAGGCCGCCGACCTCGTCAGAGGTCGCCCGCCGCTGGTTGACCCGCAGGTTCCGGTGTATCAGCCGCCGACGCTTGACACCCAAAGATAA
- the LOC133399487 gene encoding interleukin-17 receptor B isoform X1 produces MGKLQLFVCIYLSALVTSQAINVKCQENYDFPPTSDRSPSLLADLKLDLVKVSGKDMMNVSWAIDIDASIKYLIGTRIIGKAVHLCEYVPPLAESNLTGIRQLWFHYLVKESYGSLILVSNLPLPPLGSDLSYKLAKIVKKSTRPTQSKYTLIEMSRTEAEAEAEAEADSLSNRSGRYVVITILTTAINECEIRFVPAKITDITTANPITDPKDAFNRILVKVYLGLAAAMILTSGYIIYKRCGTNSSSSAGLKSLATSAEVPVRVLLVYPPENGAFQKATMALAEFLQSHAGCSVAIDVWQQNRIAHVGPMRWLAEQVEAARRVLVVCPPSCHPPPITVSASTGGTNIPAAAHDLYPLILNMVASHAKSARELAKFWVLQLGEQQDKRCNNLAPELRACELFCLMKDLSKLCHTLHTHEQNAKTRSTPVFGPGIIDDRTSVLKLRDSVEKLSGCCLLISREAAAVNSVIISV; encoded by the exons ATGGGGAAGCTCCAACTTTTTGTCTGCATTTATCTTTCGGCTCTGGTGACGTCACAAGCCATT AACGTAAAGTGCCAGGAAAATTATG ATTTCCCCCCGACAAGTGATCGCAGTCCTTCGCTGCTGGCAGACTTGAAGCTCGATCTTGTCAAAGTGTCGGGAAAAGACATGATGAACGTAAGCTGGGCGATCGACATTGACG CAAGCATTAAATATCTGATTGGCACACGCATTATTGGGAAAGCAGTCCACCTCTGTGAATACGTTCCACCTTTGGCTGAGTCTAACCTCACGGGGATACGTCAG TTATGGTTTCATTACTTAGTGAAGGAAAGCTACGGCTCCTTGATCCTTGTGAGCAACCTTCCTTTGCCGCCGCTTGGGAGCGACTTGTCGTACAAGTTAGCGAAAATCGTCAAAAAATCCACTCGGCCCACACAGAGCAAGTACACTTTGATtgaaat GTCTCGCACCGAAGCCGAAGCCGAAGCCGAAGCCGAAGCCGACTCGCTTTCCAACAGGTCAGGGAGGTATGTCGTGATAACAATACTGACGACGGCCATTAACGAATGCGAAATACGTTTCGTTCCAGCTAAGATCACTGATATCACGACAGCGAATCCCATTACAG ATCCTAAAGACGCCTTCAACCGCATATTGGTGAAGGTTTATTTGGGACTGGCTGCTGCGATGATCTTAACTTCCGGATACATTATCT ATAAAAGGTGTGGGACGAACTCGTCCTCATCAGCGGGGCTTAAAAGCTTAGCGACCTCAGCCGAGGTTCCCGTCCGTGTCCTCTTGGTGTACCCCCCTGAGAACGGAGCCTTCCAGAAGGCCACGATGGCCTTGGCAGAATTCCTGCAGAGCCACGCGGGATGCAGCGTTGCCATCGACGTGTGGCAGCAGAACAGGATCGCGCACGTCGGTCCGATGCGCTGGCTGGCCGAACAAGTCGAAGCTGCGCGGCGCGTCCTCGTCGTCTGCCCGCCG TCCTGTCACCCTCCTCCCATCACCGTCTCCGCCTCCACGGGGGGGACCAACATACCAGCTGCAGCTCACGACCTTTACCCTCTGATCCTCAACATGGTGGCGAGTCACGCTAAGAGTGCTCGCGAGCTTGCTAAGTTCTGGGTGTTGCAGCTCGGCGAGCAGCAAGATAAAAGGTGCAATAACCTGGCTCCAGAACTGAGGGCCTGCGagctgttttgtttgatgaaagATCTCAGCAAACTGTGCCACACACTTCACACTCACGAACAAAATGCTAAAACGAGGTCAACTCCTGTCTTCGGACCGGGAATAATCGACGATAGAACCAGCGTGTTGAAGTTAAGAGACTCTGTAGAGAAACTAAGTGGATGTTGTTTACTGATTTCCAGAGAAGCTGCAGCGGTCAATTCTGTCATCATCTCTGTTtga
- the LOC133399487 gene encoding uncharacterized protein LOC133399487 isoform X5, with translation MGKLQLFVCIYLSALVTSQAINVKCQENYDFPPTSDRSPSLLADLKLDLVKVSGKDMMNVSWAIDIDASIKYLIGTRIIGKAVHLCEYVPPLAESNLTGIRQLWFHYLVKESYGSLILVSNLPLPPLGSDLSYKLAKIVKKSTRPTQSLAPKPKPKPKPKPTRFPTDPKDAFNRILVKVYLGLAAAMILTSGYIIYKRCGTNSSSSAGLKSLATSAEVPVRVLLVYPPENGAFQKATMALAEFLQSHAGCSVAIDVWQQNRIAHVGPMRWLAEQVEAARRVLVVCPPSCHPPPITVSASTGGTNIPAAAHDLYPLILNMVASHAKSARELAKFWVLQLGEQQDKRCNNLAPELRACELFCLMKDLSKLCHTLHTHEQNAKTRSTPVFGPGIIDDRTSVLKLRDSVEKLSGCCLLISREAAAVNSVIISV, from the exons ATGGGGAAGCTCCAACTTTTTGTCTGCATTTATCTTTCGGCTCTGGTGACGTCACAAGCCATT AACGTAAAGTGCCAGGAAAATTATG ATTTCCCCCCGACAAGTGATCGCAGTCCTTCGCTGCTGGCAGACTTGAAGCTCGATCTTGTCAAAGTGTCGGGAAAAGACATGATGAACGTAAGCTGGGCGATCGACATTGACG CAAGCATTAAATATCTGATTGGCACACGCATTATTGGGAAAGCAGTCCACCTCTGTGAATACGTTCCACCTTTGGCTGAGTCTAACCTCACGGGGATACGTCAG TTATGGTTTCATTACTTAGTGAAGGAAAGCTACGGCTCCTTGATCCTTGTGAGCAACCTTCCTTTGCCGCCGCTTGGGAGCGACTTGTCGTACAAGTTAGCGAAAATCGTCAAAAAATCCACTCGGCCCACACAGA GTCTCGCACCGAAGCCGAAGCCGAAGCCGAAGCCGAAGCCGACTCGCTTTCCAACAG ATCCTAAAGACGCCTTCAACCGCATATTGGTGAAGGTTTATTTGGGACTGGCTGCTGCGATGATCTTAACTTCCGGATACATTATCT ATAAAAGGTGTGGGACGAACTCGTCCTCATCAGCGGGGCTTAAAAGCTTAGCGACCTCAGCCGAGGTTCCCGTCCGTGTCCTCTTGGTGTACCCCCCTGAGAACGGAGCCTTCCAGAAGGCCACGATGGCCTTGGCAGAATTCCTGCAGAGCCACGCGGGATGCAGCGTTGCCATCGACGTGTGGCAGCAGAACAGGATCGCGCACGTCGGTCCGATGCGCTGGCTGGCCGAACAAGTCGAAGCTGCGCGGCGCGTCCTCGTCGTCTGCCCGCCG TCCTGTCACCCTCCTCCCATCACCGTCTCCGCCTCCACGGGGGGGACCAACATACCAGCTGCAGCTCACGACCTTTACCCTCTGATCCTCAACATGGTGGCGAGTCACGCTAAGAGTGCTCGCGAGCTTGCTAAGTTCTGGGTGTTGCAGCTCGGCGAGCAGCAAGATAAAAGGTGCAATAACCTGGCTCCAGAACTGAGGGCCTGCGagctgttttgtttgatgaaagATCTCAGCAAACTGTGCCACACACTTCACACTCACGAACAAAATGCTAAAACGAGGTCAACTCCTGTCTTCGGACCGGGAATAATCGACGATAGAACCAGCGTGTTGAAGTTAAGAGACTCTGTAGAGAAACTAAGTGGATGTTGTTTACTGATTTCCAGAGAAGCTGCAGCGGTCAATTCTGTCATCATCTCTGTTtga
- the LOC133399487 gene encoding uncharacterized protein LOC133399487 isoform X4, whose translation MGKLQLFVCIYLSALVTSQAINVKCQENYDFPPTSDRSPSLLADLKLDLVKVSGKDMMNVSWAIDIDASIKYLIGTRIIGKAVHLCEYVPPLAESNLTGIRQLWFHYLVKESYGSLILVSNLPLPPLGSDLSYKLAKIVKKSTRPTQSLAPKPKPKPKPKPTRFPTGQGDPKDAFNRILVKVYLGLAAAMILTSGYIIYKRCGTNSSSSAGLKSLATSAEVPVRVLLVYPPENGAFQKATMALAEFLQSHAGCSVAIDVWQQNRIAHVGPMRWLAEQVEAARRVLVVCPPSCHPPPITVSASTGGTNIPAAAHDLYPLILNMVASHAKSARELAKFWVLQLGEQQDKRCNNLAPELRACELFCLMKDLSKLCHTLHTHEQNAKTRSTPVFGPGIIDDRTSVLKLRDSVEKLSGCCLLISREAAAVNSVIISV comes from the exons ATGGGGAAGCTCCAACTTTTTGTCTGCATTTATCTTTCGGCTCTGGTGACGTCACAAGCCATT AACGTAAAGTGCCAGGAAAATTATG ATTTCCCCCCGACAAGTGATCGCAGTCCTTCGCTGCTGGCAGACTTGAAGCTCGATCTTGTCAAAGTGTCGGGAAAAGACATGATGAACGTAAGCTGGGCGATCGACATTGACG CAAGCATTAAATATCTGATTGGCACACGCATTATTGGGAAAGCAGTCCACCTCTGTGAATACGTTCCACCTTTGGCTGAGTCTAACCTCACGGGGATACGTCAG TTATGGTTTCATTACTTAGTGAAGGAAAGCTACGGCTCCTTGATCCTTGTGAGCAACCTTCCTTTGCCGCCGCTTGGGAGCGACTTGTCGTACAAGTTAGCGAAAATCGTCAAAAAATCCACTCGGCCCACACAGA GTCTCGCACCGAAGCCGAAGCCGAAGCCGAAGCCGAAGCCGACTCGCTTTCCAACAGGTCAGGGAG ATCCTAAAGACGCCTTCAACCGCATATTGGTGAAGGTTTATTTGGGACTGGCTGCTGCGATGATCTTAACTTCCGGATACATTATCT ATAAAAGGTGTGGGACGAACTCGTCCTCATCAGCGGGGCTTAAAAGCTTAGCGACCTCAGCCGAGGTTCCCGTCCGTGTCCTCTTGGTGTACCCCCCTGAGAACGGAGCCTTCCAGAAGGCCACGATGGCCTTGGCAGAATTCCTGCAGAGCCACGCGGGATGCAGCGTTGCCATCGACGTGTGGCAGCAGAACAGGATCGCGCACGTCGGTCCGATGCGCTGGCTGGCCGAACAAGTCGAAGCTGCGCGGCGCGTCCTCGTCGTCTGCCCGCCG TCCTGTCACCCTCCTCCCATCACCGTCTCCGCCTCCACGGGGGGGACCAACATACCAGCTGCAGCTCACGACCTTTACCCTCTGATCCTCAACATGGTGGCGAGTCACGCTAAGAGTGCTCGCGAGCTTGCTAAGTTCTGGGTGTTGCAGCTCGGCGAGCAGCAAGATAAAAGGTGCAATAACCTGGCTCCAGAACTGAGGGCCTGCGagctgttttgtttgatgaaagATCTCAGCAAACTGTGCCACACACTTCACACTCACGAACAAAATGCTAAAACGAGGTCAACTCCTGTCTTCGGACCGGGAATAATCGACGATAGAACCAGCGTGTTGAAGTTAAGAGACTCTGTAGAGAAACTAAGTGGATGTTGTTTACTGATTTCCAGAGAAGCTGCAGCGGTCAATTCTGTCATCATCTCTGTTtga
- the LOC133399487 gene encoding interleukin-17 receptor B isoform X2 → MGKLQLFVCIYLSALVTSQAINVKCQENYDFPPTSDRSPSLLADLKLDLVKVSGKDMMNVSWAIDIDASIKYLIGTRIIGKAVHLCEYVPPLAESNLTGIRQLWFHYLVKESYGSLILVSNLPLPPLGSDLSYKLAKIVKKSTRPTQSKSRTEAEAEAEAEADSLSNRSGRYVVITILTTAINECEIRFVPAKITDITTANPITDPKDAFNRILVKVYLGLAAAMILTSGYIIYKRCGTNSSSSAGLKSLATSAEVPVRVLLVYPPENGAFQKATMALAEFLQSHAGCSVAIDVWQQNRIAHVGPMRWLAEQVEAARRVLVVCPPSCHPPPITVSASTGGTNIPAAAHDLYPLILNMVASHAKSARELAKFWVLQLGEQQDKRCNNLAPELRACELFCLMKDLSKLCHTLHTHEQNAKTRSTPVFGPGIIDDRTSVLKLRDSVEKLSGCCLLISREAAAVNSVIISV, encoded by the exons ATGGGGAAGCTCCAACTTTTTGTCTGCATTTATCTTTCGGCTCTGGTGACGTCACAAGCCATT AACGTAAAGTGCCAGGAAAATTATG ATTTCCCCCCGACAAGTGATCGCAGTCCTTCGCTGCTGGCAGACTTGAAGCTCGATCTTGTCAAAGTGTCGGGAAAAGACATGATGAACGTAAGCTGGGCGATCGACATTGACG CAAGCATTAAATATCTGATTGGCACACGCATTATTGGGAAAGCAGTCCACCTCTGTGAATACGTTCCACCTTTGGCTGAGTCTAACCTCACGGGGATACGTCAG TTATGGTTTCATTACTTAGTGAAGGAAAGCTACGGCTCCTTGATCCTTGTGAGCAACCTTCCTTTGCCGCCGCTTGGGAGCGACTTGTCGTACAAGTTAGCGAAAATCGTCAAAAAATCCACTCGGCCCACACAGAGCAA GTCTCGCACCGAAGCCGAAGCCGAAGCCGAAGCCGAAGCCGACTCGCTTTCCAACAGGTCAGGGAGGTATGTCGTGATAACAATACTGACGACGGCCATTAACGAATGCGAAATACGTTTCGTTCCAGCTAAGATCACTGATATCACGACAGCGAATCCCATTACAG ATCCTAAAGACGCCTTCAACCGCATATTGGTGAAGGTTTATTTGGGACTGGCTGCTGCGATGATCTTAACTTCCGGATACATTATCT ATAAAAGGTGTGGGACGAACTCGTCCTCATCAGCGGGGCTTAAAAGCTTAGCGACCTCAGCCGAGGTTCCCGTCCGTGTCCTCTTGGTGTACCCCCCTGAGAACGGAGCCTTCCAGAAGGCCACGATGGCCTTGGCAGAATTCCTGCAGAGCCACGCGGGATGCAGCGTTGCCATCGACGTGTGGCAGCAGAACAGGATCGCGCACGTCGGTCCGATGCGCTGGCTGGCCGAACAAGTCGAAGCTGCGCGGCGCGTCCTCGTCGTCTGCCCGCCG TCCTGTCACCCTCCTCCCATCACCGTCTCCGCCTCCACGGGGGGGACCAACATACCAGCTGCAGCTCACGACCTTTACCCTCTGATCCTCAACATGGTGGCGAGTCACGCTAAGAGTGCTCGCGAGCTTGCTAAGTTCTGGGTGTTGCAGCTCGGCGAGCAGCAAGATAAAAGGTGCAATAACCTGGCTCCAGAACTGAGGGCCTGCGagctgttttgtttgatgaaagATCTCAGCAAACTGTGCCACACACTTCACACTCACGAACAAAATGCTAAAACGAGGTCAACTCCTGTCTTCGGACCGGGAATAATCGACGATAGAACCAGCGTGTTGAAGTTAAGAGACTCTGTAGAGAAACTAAGTGGATGTTGTTTACTGATTTCCAGAGAAGCTGCAGCGGTCAATTCTGTCATCATCTCTGTTtga
- the LOC133399487 gene encoding interleukin-17 receptor B isoform X6, translated as MGKLQLFVCIYLSALVTSQAINVKCQENYDFPPTSDRSPSLLADLKLDLVKVSGKDMMNVSWAIDIDGLAPKPKPKPKPKPTRFPTAKITDITTANPITDPKDAFNRILVKVYLGLAAAMILTSGYIIYKRCGTNSSSSAGLKSLATSAEVPVRVLLVYPPENGAFQKATMALAEFLQSHAGCSVAIDVWQQNRIAHVGPMRWLAEQVEAARRVLVVCPPSCHPPPITVSASTGGTNIPAAAHDLYPLILNMVASHAKSARELAKFWVLQLGEQQDKRCNNLAPELRACELFCLMKDLSKLCHTLHTHEQNAKTRSTPVFGPGIIDDRTSVLKLRDSVEKLSGCCLLISREAAAVNSVIISV; from the exons ATGGGGAAGCTCCAACTTTTTGTCTGCATTTATCTTTCGGCTCTGGTGACGTCACAAGCCATT AACGTAAAGTGCCAGGAAAATTATG ATTTCCCCCCGACAAGTGATCGCAGTCCTTCGCTGCTGGCAGACTTGAAGCTCGATCTTGTCAAAGTGTCGGGAAAAGACATGATGAACGTAAGCTGGGCGATCGACATTGACG GTCTCGCACCGAAGCCGAAGCCGAAGCCGAAGCCGAAGCCGACTCGCTTTCCAACAG CTAAGATCACTGATATCACGACAGCGAATCCCATTACAG ATCCTAAAGACGCCTTCAACCGCATATTGGTGAAGGTTTATTTGGGACTGGCTGCTGCGATGATCTTAACTTCCGGATACATTATCT ATAAAAGGTGTGGGACGAACTCGTCCTCATCAGCGGGGCTTAAAAGCTTAGCGACCTCAGCCGAGGTTCCCGTCCGTGTCCTCTTGGTGTACCCCCCTGAGAACGGAGCCTTCCAGAAGGCCACGATGGCCTTGGCAGAATTCCTGCAGAGCCACGCGGGATGCAGCGTTGCCATCGACGTGTGGCAGCAGAACAGGATCGCGCACGTCGGTCCGATGCGCTGGCTGGCCGAACAAGTCGAAGCTGCGCGGCGCGTCCTCGTCGTCTGCCCGCCG TCCTGTCACCCTCCTCCCATCACCGTCTCCGCCTCCACGGGGGGGACCAACATACCAGCTGCAGCTCACGACCTTTACCCTCTGATCCTCAACATGGTGGCGAGTCACGCTAAGAGTGCTCGCGAGCTTGCTAAGTTCTGGGTGTTGCAGCTCGGCGAGCAGCAAGATAAAAGGTGCAATAACCTGGCTCCAGAACTGAGGGCCTGCGagctgttttgtttgatgaaagATCTCAGCAAACTGTGCCACACACTTCACACTCACGAACAAAATGCTAAAACGAGGTCAACTCCTGTCTTCGGACCGGGAATAATCGACGATAGAACCAGCGTGTTGAAGTTAAGAGACTCTGTAGAGAAACTAAGTGGATGTTGTTTACTGATTTCCAGAGAAGCTGCAGCGGTCAATTCTGTCATCATCTCTGTTtga
- the LOC133399487 gene encoding uncharacterized protein LOC133399487 isoform X3 — translation MGKLQLFVCIYLSALVTSQAINVKCQENYDFPPTSDRSPSLLADLKLDLVKVSGKDMMNVSWAIDIDASIKYLIGTRIIGKAVHLCEYVPPLAESNLTGIRQLWFHYLVKESYGSLILVSNLPLPPLGSDLSYKLAKIVKKSTRPTQSLAPKPKPKPKPKPTRFPTAKITDITTANPITDPKDAFNRILVKVYLGLAAAMILTSGYIIYKRCGTNSSSSAGLKSLATSAEVPVRVLLVYPPENGAFQKATMALAEFLQSHAGCSVAIDVWQQNRIAHVGPMRWLAEQVEAARRVLVVCPPSCHPPPITVSASTGGTNIPAAAHDLYPLILNMVASHAKSARELAKFWVLQLGEQQDKRCNNLAPELRACELFCLMKDLSKLCHTLHTHEQNAKTRSTPVFGPGIIDDRTSVLKLRDSVEKLSGCCLLISREAAAVNSVIISV, via the exons ATGGGGAAGCTCCAACTTTTTGTCTGCATTTATCTTTCGGCTCTGGTGACGTCACAAGCCATT AACGTAAAGTGCCAGGAAAATTATG ATTTCCCCCCGACAAGTGATCGCAGTCCTTCGCTGCTGGCAGACTTGAAGCTCGATCTTGTCAAAGTGTCGGGAAAAGACATGATGAACGTAAGCTGGGCGATCGACATTGACG CAAGCATTAAATATCTGATTGGCACACGCATTATTGGGAAAGCAGTCCACCTCTGTGAATACGTTCCACCTTTGGCTGAGTCTAACCTCACGGGGATACGTCAG TTATGGTTTCATTACTTAGTGAAGGAAAGCTACGGCTCCTTGATCCTTGTGAGCAACCTTCCTTTGCCGCCGCTTGGGAGCGACTTGTCGTACAAGTTAGCGAAAATCGTCAAAAAATCCACTCGGCCCACACAGA GTCTCGCACCGAAGCCGAAGCCGAAGCCGAAGCCGAAGCCGACTCGCTTTCCAACAG CTAAGATCACTGATATCACGACAGCGAATCCCATTACAG ATCCTAAAGACGCCTTCAACCGCATATTGGTGAAGGTTTATTTGGGACTGGCTGCTGCGATGATCTTAACTTCCGGATACATTATCT ATAAAAGGTGTGGGACGAACTCGTCCTCATCAGCGGGGCTTAAAAGCTTAGCGACCTCAGCCGAGGTTCCCGTCCGTGTCCTCTTGGTGTACCCCCCTGAGAACGGAGCCTTCCAGAAGGCCACGATGGCCTTGGCAGAATTCCTGCAGAGCCACGCGGGATGCAGCGTTGCCATCGACGTGTGGCAGCAGAACAGGATCGCGCACGTCGGTCCGATGCGCTGGCTGGCCGAACAAGTCGAAGCTGCGCGGCGCGTCCTCGTCGTCTGCCCGCCG TCCTGTCACCCTCCTCCCATCACCGTCTCCGCCTCCACGGGGGGGACCAACATACCAGCTGCAGCTCACGACCTTTACCCTCTGATCCTCAACATGGTGGCGAGTCACGCTAAGAGTGCTCGCGAGCTTGCTAAGTTCTGGGTGTTGCAGCTCGGCGAGCAGCAAGATAAAAGGTGCAATAACCTGGCTCCAGAACTGAGGGCCTGCGagctgttttgtttgatgaaagATCTCAGCAAACTGTGCCACACACTTCACACTCACGAACAAAATGCTAAAACGAGGTCAACTCCTGTCTTCGGACCGGGAATAATCGACGATAGAACCAGCGTGTTGAAGTTAAGAGACTCTGTAGAGAAACTAAGTGGATGTTGTTTACTGATTTCCAGAGAAGCTGCAGCGGTCAATTCTGTCATCATCTCTGTTtga